The Solibacillus daqui genome has a segment encoding these proteins:
- a CDS encoding VWA domain-containing protein produces MKNIKKYMALVVICVLILSTALPFSASPVEAAANTKISDVSTNNPKYTAIKWAVDNNYLDLFPGNKFDGGYSVKEWQLLHFISKLDENFHLDLKGKSEREMQEILYNYYGNLNIPLNGVANANKRTSPVNRGQFARIYAAANGLDLSEVQAVRYLYMNEITAGTTGKKTFEDYVSGNTLKRGDFAVFMYRIYKQGKLSIEGLTSSPTGKDNNKITLPPNFVTSKDNSVTIPSKPGSSTDDKEKRPDVYKAVKSINVAKEELIANGVDSTLITIDLRDSYGNDIPYDESLAFKVASQAKAKISETNTSTSGEASVVYTDGPFLNVYVTAPALTKSIVDTISFEMVNPADKYYTYKNQVIKTSVRYIPRPELRVTYQVFDPEQKDWNGGNVDPGSKPLPALPQGKVGTITVPFTVNGEITVTDYDVDTKLMTGSKWETYTNEQGVLTQGDVESDEIQYGNAELKLEGQIISVWLFEQILDYMIYGADKDSDWGGVGTAKVMYTLNSEGRATYDLQGVIGKEYLDQFESKVHAVIIYLIKEFLPPADDITLAHAETVKVIQAMYERLGQVDKNLLQKEQADLIGKLLGAIAKIDVLLAGQELEQRPEGMDRYTKIIVNLVAPGGVIITDYYGTVEVTYNGKSKLVSFDTNTKDYNTGTGSPGSAVVFFDDIIYGKSEVKVRLVDLDPRYDKVIGSLKGQTISAPIFANPRYENNLCSLESEVMFVVDHSGSMNKVDPANATRGKIKQTVKQVNANPTHVYRFNTRATFEAQGKAEEVANMESLLDQKRSGGTNLIASLNTALNNFTTNEFTNKAIVLITDGYSNTNGLDEVLRKANAQGIAIHTVSVGSYKQVNEKLLKDIASETKGTYQNIVEIENLHGALQSIINSILCKTPVSNNSCLVGDTLFNNTDVRIEPTKVTLIADVNTSCTDVKGVRVIFHSPSGNTQYDLPSRGSSRYMHRPNLYEFPEFDLYTEVEFQALDASGNVITTKIHNM; encoded by the coding sequence ATGAAAAATATAAAAAAATATATGGCGCTAGTAGTAATTTGTGTACTGATTCTTTCAACGGCGTTACCATTTAGTGCGTCACCAGTTGAGGCGGCGGCTAACACGAAAATCTCGGATGTTTCAACGAACAATCCGAAGTATACTGCGATTAAATGGGCAGTGGATAATAATTATTTGGACTTGTTTCCAGGAAATAAATTTGACGGAGGTTATTCTGTAAAAGAATGGCAGCTACTTCATTTTATTTCAAAATTAGATGAGAATTTTCATCTTGATTTAAAGGGTAAGTCAGAGCGAGAAATGCAAGAGATTTTATATAATTATTATGGTAATTTAAATATCCCATTAAATGGTGTTGCTAATGCAAACAAACGTACATCACCAGTAAATAGAGGGCAATTTGCTCGAATTTATGCGGCGGCGAACGGATTAGATTTATCAGAGGTTCAAGCTGTTCGTTATTTATATATGAATGAAATTACAGCAGGTACAACAGGAAAGAAAACCTTTGAGGACTATGTATCGGGGAATACGCTGAAACGCGGTGATTTTGCTGTATTTATGTATCGTATTTATAAGCAAGGGAAGCTATCAATCGAAGGGCTAACATCATCACCAACAGGTAAAGACAATAATAAAATTACACTGCCTCCAAACTTTGTAACATCTAAAGATAATTCGGTAACGATTCCATCTAAGCCAGGTTCAAGCACAGATGACAAGGAAAAACGTCCGGATGTTTATAAGGCAGTAAAAAGTATTAACGTAGCAAAAGAAGAATTAATTGCCAATGGTGTAGATTCTACACTTATTACAATTGATTTGCGTGACAGTTATGGCAATGACATTCCTTATGATGAATCTTTAGCATTTAAAGTAGCATCACAAGCAAAAGCGAAAATTTCTGAAACGAATACAAGTACTAGTGGTGAAGCGAGCGTTGTTTACACGGATGGTCCATTTTTAAACGTTTATGTAACCGCACCAGCCTTAACAAAATCAATTGTTGATACGATTAGCTTTGAAATGGTTAACCCAGCAGACAAATATTACACATATAAAAATCAAGTAATTAAAACGTCTGTTCGTTACATTCCAAGGCCAGAATTACGTGTTACGTATCAAGTATTTGACCCAGAGCAAAAAGATTGGAATGGCGGCAACGTTGATCCAGGATCTAAGCCATTACCAGCGCTGCCTCAAGGGAAGGTAGGTACAATAACAGTTCCTTTTACAGTGAATGGAGAAATTACAGTAACGGATTATGATGTTGATACGAAATTAATGACAGGTTCAAAATGGGAAACCTACACAAACGAACAAGGTGTTTTAACGCAAGGTGACGTCGAATCTGATGAAATTCAATATGGAAATGCTGAATTAAAGTTAGAAGGTCAAATCATTTCCGTTTGGTTATTTGAACAAATTTTAGATTATATGATTTATGGCGCAGATAAAGACTCTGATTGGGGAGGCGTAGGCACTGCAAAAGTGATGTATACACTAAATAGTGAAGGCCGTGCCACATATGATTTACAAGGCGTTATTGGTAAAGAATATTTAGATCAATTTGAGAGCAAAGTACACGCCGTTATTATTTATTTAATTAAAGAATTTTTACCTCCTGCTGATGATATTACATTAGCCCATGCTGAAACGGTAAAAGTGATTCAAGCAATGTATGAACGATTAGGTCAAGTGGATAAAAACTTATTGCAGAAGGAACAAGCAGACTTAATCGGTAAATTACTAGGTGCCATTGCCAAAATAGATGTGTTACTTGCAGGGCAAGAATTGGAACAGCGTCCAGAAGGCATGGATCGTTATACGAAAATAATTGTAAACCTTGTTGCACCAGGTGGGGTCATCATTACCGATTATTACGGAACGGTCGAAGTGACGTATAACGGTAAATCGAAGCTTGTGTCATTCGATACAAACACAAAAGACTACAATACCGGCACAGGTAGCCCAGGCTCGGCCGTTGTATTCTTCGATGATATTATTTATGGCAAATCAGAGGTCAAGGTACGTTTGGTTGACTTAGATCCACGTTACGATAAAGTGATAGGTTCATTGAAAGGGCAAACCATTTCAGCACCAATTTTTGCAAACCCTCGATATGAAAATAATTTATGTTCACTAGAATCTGAAGTAATGTTTGTAGTCGATCATTCAGGTTCGATGAATAAAGTGGATCCTGCCAACGCAACAAGAGGCAAAATAAAGCAAACAGTGAAGCAAGTGAATGCAAATCCAACGCATGTGTATCGTTTTAACACACGAGCAACCTTTGAAGCACAAGGTAAGGCAGAGGAAGTCGCTAATATGGAAAGCTTGTTAGATCAAAAGCGCTCGGGCGGTACAAATTTAATCGCTTCGTTGAATACGGCATTAAATAACTTCACAACCAATGAGTTTACGAATAAAGCAATTGTTTTAATTACAGACGGTTATTCAAATACAAATGGCTTAGATGAAGTGCTTCGAAAAGCAAATGCACAAGGAATTGCGATTCATACTGTTTCCGTTGGCTCGTACAAGCAAGTGAACGAAAAGCTGTTAAAAGATATCGCATCTGAAACAAAAGGTACTTACCAAAATATTGTAGAGATTGAGAATTTACATGGTGCTTTACAATCGATTATTAATTCGATTTTATGTAAAACACCTGTTAGCAATAATAGCTGCTTAGTTGGGGATACATTATTCAATAATACGGATGTACGAATTGAACCAACAAAAGTAACGTTGATTGCGGATGTTAATACAAGCTGTACAGATGTAAAAGGTGTGCGTGTTATTTTCCATTCACCAAGCGGTAACACACAATATGACTTACCGTCGCGTGGATCTTCACGGTATATGCACCGTCCAAATTTATATGAATTCCCAGAGTTTGATCTCTACACAGAAGTGGAATTCCAAGCGTTAGATGCTTCTGGAAATGTTATCACTACTAAAATTCATAATATGTAA
- the hemL gene encoding glutamate-1-semialdehyde 2,1-aminomutase has product MRSYEKSKAAFVEAVDLMPGGVNSPVRAFKSVNLDPIFMESGKGAMITDIDGNEYIDYVLSWGPLILGHSEPKVVQAIQEQAAKATSFGAPSLSENELAKLVMDRVPGVEMIRFVSSGTEATMSALRLARGYTGRDKILKFEGSYHGHGDSLLIKAGSGVATLGLPDSPGVPADIAKNTLTVAYNDLEAAKIVFEKFGSELAAVIVEPVAGNMGVVPPKPEFLTGLRELTEKHGTVLIFDEVMTGFRVDYGCAQGYYGVTPDLTTLGKVIGGGLPVGAFAGKREIMENIAPAGPIYQAGTLSGNPLAMTAGRATLEQLTPASYEYFKKLGDQLEEGFRAAATKFNIPHTVNRAGSMIGFFFTNENVVDFESAKTSDLALFAEYFKLMAEEGIFLPPSQFEGLFLSTAHTEQHIAKTVAAFHTVFEKLAR; this is encoded by the coding sequence ATGCGTAGTTATGAAAAATCAAAAGCAGCTTTCGTAGAGGCTGTTGATTTAATGCCGGGTGGAGTAAACTCTCCAGTACGTGCATTCAAATCAGTAAACTTAGACCCAATTTTCATGGAATCAGGTAAAGGTGCAATGATTACAGATATCGATGGCAACGAATACATTGATTACGTATTATCTTGGGGACCACTTATTTTAGGTCACTCAGAGCCAAAAGTTGTACAAGCAATTCAAGAGCAAGCAGCGAAAGCAACTTCTTTTGGTGCACCATCTCTTTCTGAAAATGAATTAGCAAAATTAGTGATGGACCGCGTACCAGGCGTCGAAATGATTCGTTTTGTTTCGTCGGGCACAGAGGCAACGATGTCTGCATTGCGTTTAGCTCGTGGTTATACAGGGCGTGATAAAATCTTAAAATTTGAAGGTTCTTATCATGGACATGGCGATTCGCTATTAATTAAAGCTGGTTCTGGTGTTGCTACTTTAGGTTTACCAGACTCTCCTGGTGTTCCAGCAGATATCGCAAAAAATACATTAACGGTTGCTTACAATGATTTAGAAGCAGCAAAAATTGTCTTTGAAAAATTCGGTTCAGAATTAGCGGCGGTTATCGTTGAGCCAGTAGCAGGTAATATGGGTGTTGTTCCGCCGAAGCCAGAGTTTTTAACCGGCTTACGTGAATTAACGGAAAAACATGGGACGGTATTAATTTTTGATGAGGTTATGACTGGATTCCGTGTAGACTATGGCTGTGCACAAGGTTACTACGGTGTAACACCTGATTTAACAACATTAGGGAAAGTAATCGGTGGTGGTCTTCCGGTAGGAGCGTTTGCAGGTAAACGTGAAATTATGGAAAACATCGCGCCAGCAGGTCCGATTTATCAAGCGGGTACACTTTCCGGTAACCCACTTGCAATGACAGCAGGCCGTGCTACATTAGAGCAATTAACACCAGCTTCTTATGAATATTTCAAAAAGTTAGGTGATCAATTAGAAGAAGGTTTCCGCGCAGCAGCAACGAAATTCAACATTCCACACACAGTAAATCGTGCAGGCTCTATGATTGGTTTCTTCTTCACAAATGAAAACGTAGTTGATTTTGAATCTGCTAAAACATCGGATTTAGCACTTTTTGCGGAGTACTTTAAATTAATGGCGGAGGAAGGAATCTTCTTACCACCATCACAATTTGAAGGTTTATTCCTTTCAACAGCTCACACAGAACAACATATTGCAAAAACAGTTGCTGCTTTCCATACCGTATTTGAGAAATTAGCAAGATAA
- the ccsA gene encoding cytochrome c biogenesis protein CcsA → MTDLVMARLYELIIVLYALSIVLYFIDYLYKNVKCRRVAFWFVSIVWVLQTIYLVLFVIETKRFPILSLYEGVFIYAWLLTMLSIVLHCIVRVDLPVFFINVLSFVFMSIHLIAPQSAQQIVGEALISEMLLIHISFAIVSYAAFSVAFIFAILYLILYRILKQKKWNNLWSRLPNLQQTMSWINYSTIIGVPLLLISLILGLEWAFLTLEGISIFDVKIIGSFVVSVVYLIIFVLHRKGTLIGTMYARVHIYLFLLVVVNFFLGSKLSNFHLWV, encoded by the coding sequence ATGACAGATTTAGTTATGGCAAGATTATATGAGCTCATAATTGTTCTCTATGCGCTCAGTATCGTGCTATATTTTATTGATTATTTATATAAAAATGTGAAATGTAGGCGTGTTGCATTTTGGTTTGTTTCGATTGTTTGGGTATTGCAAACGATTTATTTAGTCTTGTTTGTCATAGAGACGAAACGTTTCCCGATATTATCGCTCTATGAAGGTGTCTTTATCTATGCATGGCTACTTACAATGTTGTCAATCGTCCTACACTGCATTGTCCGTGTTGATCTGCCGGTGTTCTTTATAAATGTATTGAGTTTTGTTTTTATGTCGATTCATTTAATTGCACCACAGTCAGCACAACAAATAGTTGGAGAAGCGCTAATTTCTGAAATGCTACTTATTCATATTAGCTTTGCGATTGTTTCTTATGCGGCATTTTCTGTGGCGTTTATCTTTGCCATTCTGTATTTGATTTTGTATCGCATATTAAAGCAAAAGAAATGGAACAATTTATGGTCGCGCTTGCCGAATTTACAGCAAACGATGAGTTGGATTAATTATTCAACAATTATTGGTGTTCCTTTATTATTAATTAGTTTAATTTTAGGGTTGGAATGGGCATTTTTAACGTTAGAAGGTATTTCAATTTTTGATGTGAAAATTATTGGCTCATTTGTTGTGTCAGTCGTGTACTTAATTATTTTTGTATTGCACCGTAAAGGCACATTAATAGGTACGATGTATGCACGCGTACATATTTATTTATTTTTACTTGTTGTCGTAAATTTCTTTCTCGGCAGCAAACTATCGAATTTCCATCTATGGGTATAA
- a CDS encoding alanine racemase, translated as MQKWEMSEVLRFPEHFGTVQEGSIIKVEPNWQSEVNADSIIVKGVYVLKGHMHFDFKENESNSKDGIYIEHLDIEKDEAYFEYALPFSIDVPNEEVANIKIQTFQSVVTVNERGECVCKWEVSCDLEKEEAEKKIEVIEQEQPITVAHIEQEHQITVTHEENEQLQQAQKMVKAAILESSGISNEEVDFFDQLAEAYSVVQVQLNASKK; from the coding sequence ATGCAAAAATGGGAGATGAGTGAGGTACTTCGCTTTCCTGAACATTTTGGAACTGTACAGGAAGGCTCTATCATAAAAGTAGAGCCAAATTGGCAAAGTGAAGTGAATGCAGATTCAATCATCGTAAAGGGTGTTTATGTATTAAAAGGTCATATGCACTTTGATTTTAAAGAAAACGAATCGAATTCGAAAGATGGTATTTATATTGAACATCTCGATATTGAAAAGGACGAGGCCTATTTCGAATACGCGTTACCTTTCTCGATCGATGTACCGAATGAGGAAGTGGCGAATATTAAAATTCAGACATTCCAATCGGTTGTAACTGTTAATGAGCGTGGAGAATGTGTTTGTAAGTGGGAAGTGAGCTGTGACCTAGAAAAAGAAGAAGCTGAAAAGAAAATAGAGGTTATCGAACAAGAACAGCCAATTACGGTTGCCCATATCGAACAAGAACATCAAATTACGGTTACGCATGAGGAAAATGAACAGCTTCAGCAAGCACAAAAAATGGTGAAAGCTGCCATCTTAGAATCCTCAGGAATTTCGAATGAAGAAGTTGACTTTTTTGACCAATTAGCGGAAGCCTATAGTGTTGTACAAGTACAGTTAAATGCATCCAAAAAATAA
- the hemB gene encoding porphobilinogen synthase has translation MTELYFQRHRRLRQTSAMRALVKETYLHKEDLIYPLFIIEGENIKNEVSSMPGVFQLSLDNLATEVDEIVELGIQAVLLFGIPAEKDAVGSGAYHEHGIVQKATRLIKELHPELLVIADTCLCEFTDHGHCGVVENQQILNDPSLNLLAQTAISQAEAGADIIAPSNMMDGFVAAIRAGLDAAGFEHIPVMSYAVKYASSYYGPFREAAEGAPKFGDRKTYQMDPSNRMEAIREATSDIEEGADFLIVKPALAYMDIIRDVKNSFPVPVVAYNVSGEYSMVKAAAGNGWIDEKSVVLETLLGMKRAGSDLIITYHAKDVCRWLEEK, from the coding sequence ATGACAGAACTTTATTTTCAACGTCACCGCCGTTTACGTCAAACATCGGCGATGCGTGCATTAGTAAAAGAAACATACTTACACAAAGAAGATTTGATTTATCCCTTATTCATTATTGAAGGCGAAAATATTAAAAACGAAGTAAGCTCAATGCCAGGTGTGTTTCAATTATCACTAGACAATTTAGCTACTGAAGTAGATGAAATTGTTGAGCTAGGCATTCAAGCAGTATTATTATTTGGAATTCCAGCTGAAAAGGATGCGGTTGGTTCAGGTGCATACCATGAACACGGTATCGTTCAAAAAGCAACGCGATTAATTAAAGAATTACACCCTGAGTTATTAGTAATTGCTGACACTTGCTTATGCGAGTTCACAGATCATGGACATTGTGGAGTTGTTGAAAACCAACAAATTTTAAATGATCCTTCATTGAATTTATTAGCGCAAACTGCTATTTCTCAAGCGGAAGCAGGGGCTGATATTATTGCTCCTTCTAACATGATGGACGGCTTCGTAGCAGCCATTCGTGCTGGGTTAGATGCAGCTGGTTTTGAACATATTCCTGTTATGTCTTATGCGGTAAAATATGCGTCAAGCTACTACGGACCGTTTCGTGAAGCTGCAGAAGGTGCACCGAAATTTGGTGATCGTAAAACATATCAAATGGACCCATCAAACCGTATGGAAGCCATTCGCGAAGCAACTTCTGATATTGAAGAAGGCGCGGATTTCTTAATTGTTAAACCGGCATTAGCTTACATGGATATTATTCGTGATGTGAAAAATAGCTTCCCTGTTCCGGTCGTTGCGTATAACGTTTCGGGTGAATATTCAATGGTTAAAGCAGCTGCCGGGAATGGCTGGATTGATGAAAAATCCGTTGTACTGGAAACATTATTAGGTATGAAGCGTGCGGGTTCTGACTTAATTATTACTTATCATGCAAAAGACGTTTGCCGTTGGTTGGAGGAAAAATAA
- the hemC gene encoding hydroxymethylbilane synthase, whose amino-acid sequence MRKIIVGSRKSKLALTQTNWFINELKAAGVPFEFEIKEIVTKGDRILDVQLSKVGGKGLFVKEIEQALYDKEIDFAVHSMKDMPAVLPEGLVIGCIPPREDARDAFISKNHVKFADLPEGAVVGTSSLRRSAQLLTVRPDLTIKWIRGNVDTRLNKLETEDYDAIILAAAGLKRLGWSDEVVTEYLDTNICLPAVAQGSLGIECRADDAELLEQLSKLTDAPTWKTANAERAFLAAMDGGCQVPIAGYATVDEDTITLTGLVAAPDASVSYKETLTGTDADVLGKQVAAKLTEQGAFDLIQKVKAELDVE is encoded by the coding sequence TTGAGAAAAATTATTGTAGGTTCACGTAAAAGTAAATTAGCATTAACGCAAACAAACTGGTTTATTAACGAATTAAAAGCAGCTGGTGTACCGTTTGAATTTGAAATTAAAGAAATCGTTACAAAAGGCGACCGTATTTTAGATGTTCAGCTTTCAAAAGTTGGTGGTAAAGGCTTATTCGTAAAAGAAATTGAGCAAGCATTATATGATAAAGAAATCGATTTCGCGGTGCATTCAATGAAGGACATGCCTGCTGTATTACCGGAAGGCTTAGTGATTGGCTGTATTCCACCACGTGAAGATGCTCGTGATGCATTCATTTCAAAAAATCATGTAAAATTTGCTGATTTACCAGAAGGCGCAGTTGTTGGTACAAGCTCGTTACGCCGTTCAGCACAGCTTCTCACAGTACGACCAGACTTAACTATTAAATGGATACGTGGAAATGTAGATACACGTTTAAATAAACTTGAAACAGAAGACTATGATGCGATTATTTTAGCAGCAGCAGGTCTTAAACGTCTTGGATGGAGCGATGAAGTCGTAACAGAGTACTTAGATACGAATATCTGCCTACCAGCAGTAGCACAAGGCTCATTAGGAATCGAGTGCCGTGCAGATGATGCAGAGTTACTTGAGCAATTGTCAAAATTAACAGATGCACCTACTTGGAAAACAGCTAATGCAGAGCGAGCGTTCTTAGCGGCTATGGATGGGGGTTGCCAAGTACCAATCGCAGGGTATGCAACAGTTGATGAGGACACAATTACATTAACTGGTTTAGTCGCAGCACCTGATGCTTCTGTAAGCTATAAAGAAACGTTAACAGGTACGGATGCGGATGTATTAGGTAAACAAGTAGCAGCAAAACTAACAGAACAAGGTGCCTTTGATTTAATTCAAAAAGTAAAGGCTGAGCTTGATGTTGAGTAA
- a CDS encoding uroporphyrinogen-III synthase gives MLSKALANKTIFLTGSSVVMSVKERITQHGGQVYCYPLIETVEKETKEDQIYLCNLTAYNWLIFTSQNAVKYFVNKLERALTTLSSTIKIAAVGEKTAALLKKHGYPIHFIPTVYSADVFIKEFQLQSNERALFVRGSMAKSTIRDGTGADEWTVYETHAHQRYVEDLKERIRNVPNPVVIFASPSAVDVYANEVATSISWDQVKIASIGHITTAALEKYGITPSVQPKIYTMQAVIEQLIVEESST, from the coding sequence ATGTTGAGTAAAGCACTTGCTAACAAAACAATTTTTTTAACGGGCTCAAGTGTTGTCATGTCTGTCAAAGAACGCATTACACAGCATGGCGGTCAAGTTTATTGTTATCCGTTAATTGAAACAGTTGAAAAAGAGACGAAAGAAGATCAAATTTATTTATGTAATTTGACAGCGTATAATTGGCTTATTTTTACGAGTCAAAATGCGGTTAAGTATTTTGTAAACAAACTTGAACGCGCTCTAACAACATTGTCGAGTACGATTAAAATTGCGGCTGTCGGTGAAAAGACAGCGGCCTTACTGAAAAAGCATGGCTATCCGATTCACTTTATACCGACTGTTTATAGTGCCGATGTGTTTATTAAAGAATTTCAGTTACAGTCAAATGAACGTGCTTTATTTGTACGGGGCTCTATGGCAAAAAGCACTATTCGTGATGGCACAGGCGCAGATGAATGGACGGTCTATGAAACGCATGCTCATCAGCGGTACGTAGAGGATTTGAAAGAAAGAATACGAAATGTACCAAATCCAGTCGTTATTTTTGCTAGCCCATCCGCAGTAGATGTGTATGCAAATGAAGTGGCTACCTCTATTTCATGGGATCAAGTAAAAATAGCCTCTATTGGTCATATAACAACGGCGGCACTAGAAAAATATGGTATTACACCAAGTGTTCAGCCTAAAATCTATACTATGCAAGCAGTCATTGAACAGCTTATTGTGGAGGAATCATCAACATGA
- the hemA gene encoding glutamyl-tRNA reductase — MHTLVVGLNYKTAPVEIREKLSFIESDIPNAMEALQNQKSILENVIISTCNRTEIYAVVDQLHTGRHYIKQFLANWFNIPMEQFEDHLFIREEEASLDHLFRVIAGIDSMVLGETQILGQVKKSFLKGQELGTTGTIYNHLFKQAVTFAKRAHSETAIGENAVSVSYAAVELAKKIFGSLQNKHVAILGAGKMGELAIQNLHGNGVGKVTVINRTFEKAQNLASKFDGDAKAMNELQCTLLEADILISSTGATDYVIDYDLMKDVAKFRKGDPLFMVDIAVPRDLDPKISDVPNVFLYDIDDLQGIVQANLAERERAANEIMTMIQNEIVEFKDWFKTLGVVPVISALRKKAASIQEETMMSIENKMPDLTERERKILNKHTKSIINQLLKNPILQAKELANSNEAAVQLLLFQQIFGIEEDVEHEVQQMQQKAQQDEQLQEANFEPRLSY, encoded by the coding sequence ATGCATACATTGGTAGTAGGCTTGAATTATAAAACAGCGCCAGTCGAAATCCGAGAGAAATTATCATTTATCGAATCTGATATTCCGAATGCGATGGAAGCGCTACAAAATCAAAAAAGTATATTAGAAAATGTAATTATCTCTACATGTAATCGTACAGAAATTTATGCGGTTGTAGATCAATTACATACAGGCCGTCATTATATAAAGCAATTTTTAGCGAACTGGTTTAACATCCCAATGGAACAATTTGAGGATCACTTATTCATTCGTGAGGAGGAAGCATCGCTAGATCATTTATTCCGTGTAATTGCGGGGATTGATTCGATGGTGTTAGGTGAAACCCAAATTTTAGGTCAAGTGAAAAAAAGTTTCTTAAAAGGTCAAGAATTAGGGACAACGGGAACTATTTATAATCACTTATTTAAACAAGCTGTAACGTTTGCCAAGCGTGCTCATAGTGAAACTGCGATCGGAGAAAATGCCGTATCTGTTTCGTATGCAGCAGTTGAGTTAGCCAAGAAGATTTTCGGTTCATTACAAAACAAGCATGTCGCGATTTTAGGTGCTGGTAAAATGGGTGAGCTAGCGATTCAAAATCTTCATGGTAATGGCGTTGGGAAAGTAACAGTAATTAACCGTACTTTTGAAAAGGCACAAAATTTAGCATCCAAATTTGATGGTGATGCTAAGGCAATGAATGAATTACAATGTACGCTACTTGAGGCGGATATTTTAATCAGCTCAACAGGTGCGACTGACTATGTCATTGATTACGATTTAATGAAGGACGTCGCGAAATTCCGTAAAGGCGACCCGTTATTTATGGTAGATATTGCGGTACCACGTGATTTAGATCCAAAAATTAGCGACGTACCAAATGTTTTCTTATATGATATCGATGATTTACAAGGAATTGTACAAGCCAATTTAGCAGAGCGAGAACGTGCAGCAAATGAAATTATGACAATGATTCAAAACGAAATTGTTGAATTTAAAGATTGGTTTAAAACGTTGGGTGTAGTACCAGTTATTTCAGCATTACGTAAGAAAGCGGCATCGATTCAAGAAGAAACGATGATGAGTATTGAAAACAAAATGCCTGATTTAACAGAGCGTGAGCGAAAAATTTTAAATAAACATACGAAATCGATTATTAATCAATTATTAAAAAATCCTATTTTACAGGCGAAAGAATTGGCCAATTCAAATGAAGCAGCGGTACAGCTTTTATTATTCCAACAAATTTTTGGGATTGAAGAAGATGTGGAACATGAAGTGCAACAAATGCAACAAAAGGCACAGCAAGATGAACAGCTTCAAGAGGCAAATTTTGAGCCACGTTTGTCTTATTAA